A genomic region of Capra hircus breed San Clemente chromosome 21, ASM170441v1, whole genome shotgun sequence contains the following coding sequences:
- the ARRDC4 gene encoding arrestin domain-containing protein 4 — MGGEAGSAAAAAGSEGRVKSLGLVFEDERKGCYSSGETVAGHVLLEAAEPVALRALRLEAQGRATASWGPSTGAAAPAATSEVEYLNVRLSLREPPAGEGILLLQPGKHEFPFSFQLPSEPLVTSFTGKYGSIQYCVRAVLERPQAPDQSVKRELQVVSHIDVNTPALLTPVLKTQEKMVGCWFFTSGPVSLSAKIERKGYCNGEAIPIYAEIENCSSRLIVPKAAIFQTQTYLASGKTKTVRLMVANVRGNHIASGSTDTWNGKTLKIPPVTPSILDCCIIRVHYSLAVYIHIPGAKKLMLELPLVIGTVPYNGFGSRNSSVASQFIMDMSWLTLTLPEQPEAPPNYADVVSEEEFSRHVPPYPQPPNCEGESCCPMFACIQEFRFQPPPLYSEVDPHPSDVEETQPVSFIL; from the exons ATGGGCGGCGAGGCGGGGTccgcggcagcggcggcgggctCCGAGGGCCGCGTGAAGAGCCTGGGTCTGGTGTTCGAGGACGAGCGCAAGGGCTGCTACTCGAGCGGCGAGACCGTGGCTGGACACGTGCTGCTGGAGGCGGCCGAGCCGGTGGCCCTGCGCGCGCTGCgcctggaggcccagggccgcgccACCGCCTCCTGGGGCCCGAGCACCGGTGCCGCTGCCCCGGCGGCCACCTCGGAGGTGGAGTACCTCAACGTGCGCCTCAGCCTGCGCGAGCCCCCGGCCG GGGAAGGCATCCTCTTACTACAGCCTGGAAAACATGAATTTCCATTTAGTTTTCAACTTCCATCTGA ACCTCTGGTAACCTCCTTCACTGGGAAATATGGAAGCATTCAGTACTGTGTGAGAGCAGTTTTGGAACGACCCCAGGCACCTGATCAGAGCGTTAAGCGGGAACTCCAGGTGGTCAGTCACATCGATGTCAACACACCAGCATTGCTA ACCCCTGTATTGAAAACTCAAGAGAAAATGGTTGGCTGTTGGTTTTTCACTTCTGGTCCAGTATCGCTGAGTGCCAAAATTGAAAGAAAGGGATACTGCAATG gaGAAGCTATTCCGATCTATGCAGAAATAGAGAATTGTTCCTCTCGTCTGATTGTTCCCAAAGCTGCCATTTTCCAGACTCAGACGTACCTGGCCAGCGGGAAGACGAAGACCGTGCGGCTCATGGTGGCCAATGTGCGCGGGAACCACATCGCCTCTGGGAGCACCGACACCTGGAACGGGAAGACCCTCAAGATCCCGCCCGTGACGCCGTCCATCCTGGACTGCTGCATTATCCGCGTGCACTACTCCTTAGCC GTGTACATTCACATTCCTGGTGCTAAAAAGCTGATGCTTGAGCTGCCCTTAGTGATTGGCACAGTTCCATACAATGGTTTTGGCAGCAGAAACTCCAGCGTTGCCAGCCAGTTCATTATGGATATGAGCTGGTTGACACTGACTCTGCCGGAACAGCCCGAAG caccaccaaattaTGCAGACGTGGTGTCAGAGGAAGAATTCTCTAGACACGTTCCTCCTTACCCTCAGCCCCCTAATTGTGAGGGAGAGTCGTGCTGTCCTATGTTTGCCTGCATCCAGGAATTCCGATTTCAGCCTCCGCCGCTGTATTCAGAG GTTGACCCACATCCTAGTGATGTAGAAGAGACCCAGCCTGTTTCCTTCATTCTTTGA